In Candidatus Neomarinimicrobiota bacterium, a single window of DNA contains:
- the rpsO gene encoding 30S ribosomal protein S15 — protein MGLTKEEKFKITKEFGGNDKDTGRSEVQVALLTKRIASLTEHLKDHKHDHHTRRGLVMMVGKRRRLLNYLENNHLERYREVIKTLSLRR, from the coding sequence ATGGGTTTAACCAAAGAGGAAAAATTTAAAATAACGAAAGAGTTTGGCGGTAATGATAAAGACACCGGCAGATCTGAAGTTCAAGTAGCTCTTTTGACCAAGCGTATAGCGAGTTTGACAGAGCATCTAAAAGACCACAAGCATGACCACCACACACGTAGAGGGTTAGTTATGATGGTTGGTAAGAGAAGAAGACTTTTGAACTATTTAGAAAACAATCACCTTGAACGATATCGTGAAGTGATTAAGACTTTAAGCTTACGTAGATAA
- a CDS encoding bifunctional riboflavin kinase/FAD synthetase encodes MNIIRDIKDYKSGIPTALTIGTYDGVHMGHQVILDKLLKTGKERDLSTTVVTFDPHPKQVVATDKYSGSIQILSTLDEKVEVFSALGIDTLIVIPFTIEFSKTNPEIFVKDVLCKSFGAKAIIIGYDHNFGKDREGNSQTLKSLGDECGFSVEIADPVSYNDEAISSTRIRKLLIDEGDVRLAGELLKRNYTVSGEVVRGKGIGKSLNFPTANISVQDELKIIPKNGVYCVDVYREGIKYRGMSNIGIRPTFNGDKRTLEVHILMDKLEDMYGDRIKIEFISRIRDEKKFDSSDELVAQLEKDKIVCSV; translated from the coding sequence ATGAATATAATCCGGGATATAAAAGATTATAAATCAGGCATCCCTACTGCGTTGACCATCGGGACCTATGATGGCGTACATATGGGACATCAGGTGATTCTTGACAAATTACTTAAAACCGGAAAAGAGAGAGACCTGAGTACAACAGTAGTGACTTTTGATCCTCATCCGAAACAGGTTGTCGCAACTGATAAATATTCCGGTTCAATTCAAATTTTAAGTACGCTTGATGAAAAAGTTGAGGTCTTTTCGGCTCTTGGTATTGACACCTTGATAGTGATACCGTTTACAATCGAATTTTCCAAAACGAATCCCGAAATATTCGTCAAAGATGTTTTATGCAAAAGCTTTGGAGCTAAAGCAATTATCATCGGGTATGATCACAACTTCGGCAAGGATAGAGAGGGAAATTCTCAAACACTTAAATCTCTGGGGGACGAATGCGGATTCAGCGTCGAAATCGCCGATCCGGTAAGCTATAATGATGAAGCTATCAGCAGCACGAGAATAAGAAAACTTCTTATAGACGAAGGCGATGTCAGACTTGCAGGTGAACTTCTAAAAAGAAATTACACTGTTTCCGGTGAGGTGGTTAGGGGAAAAGGTATAGGAAAATCGCTGAATTTTCCCACCGCGAACATATCTGTTCAGGATGAATTAAAAATCATTCCGAAGAATGGAGTTTATTGTGTTGATGTATATCGTGAAGGAATAAAATATCGGGGAATGTCCAATATAGGCATTCGACCCACATTTAACGGGGATAAAAGAACCTTGGAAGTGCATATACTGATGGATAAACTTGAAGATATGTACGGAGACAGAATCAAAATAGAATTTATTTCGCGTATCAGGGATGAGAAAAAATTTGATTCATCGGACGAATTAGTTGCTCAATTGGAAAAAGATAAAATAGTTTGCAGCGTCTGA
- the rbfA gene encoding 30S ribosome-binding factor RbfA, which produces MVDNRRYGRADRVADLIRREVADILIRGDLDREIGFVTVTRAEVSRDLQNAKIYISVLGDKDVREREFEKLLEEKKRIRYLLAQRLNLRHTPTIKLYLDDSLDNSIRVQKLLKNIDAGDEQE; this is translated from the coding sequence TTGGTAGATAACCGTAGATACGGCAGAGCTGACCGAGTAGCCGACCTTATCAGGCGGGAGGTTGCCGATATACTTATTCGGGGTGACCTGGACAGAGAAATAGGATTTGTGACGGTTACCAGAGCAGAAGTGAGCAGAGACTTGCAAAATGCGAAGATATACATTTCAGTTTTAGGCGATAAAGACGTCCGCGAAAGAGAATTCGAAAAGCTTCTTGAAGAGAAAAAAAGAATCAGGTATTTATTGGCGCAACGGTTGAATCTACGCCACACTCCCACTATTAAACTTTATCTGGATGACTCTCTTGACAATTCAATACGAGTTCAAAAGCTGTTAAAAAATATTGACGCTGGAGATGAGCAGGAATGA
- a CDS encoding DUF503 domain-containing protein has translation MIIGLLQLDIIIPESNNLKEKRSTIKSIKETIRKRFNVSIAETGKLDKWSRSELSISKVSNEAKFIRQEFQKIQKYIESRYPVEIINKQEEVW, from the coding sequence GTGATAATCGGTCTTCTTCAATTAGATATTATAATTCCGGAAAGCAATAACTTAAAGGAAAAACGAAGCACAATTAAAAGCATTAAAGAGACTATCAGAAAGCGTTTTAATGTTTCGATTGCGGAAACCGGCAAATTGGATAAATGGTCTCGTTCTGAATTATCCATCTCAAAAGTCAGTAACGAAGCTAAATTTATAAGACAGGAATTCCAGAAAATACAGAAATATATCGAAAGCAGGTATCCTGTGGAAATAATCAATAAGCAGGAAGAAGTTTGGTAG